The genomic DNA GCCAGATTCGTCGTTGTCTACCACTTGTTTAGCGGCATGGAAACCTCTCTCTATCTCGTCTTCCTATGCCTGGCGATGCTGCTCTACGAACGCTCTCGACTCGCGAGCCTCGGCTTTGTCACGGGAATTCTATTCCTGGTACGGCCGGAATCACTCGTGGTGGGCCCTATCCTGGCGCTTCTCGATTTCGCGTTCGTCGGGGTTGATGAGACGCGTAATTGGTTGCGCAAATGGATCATCCCGGGGTCAATCGCGGCGGCAATCACGTTGGGGATCGGTGCCATTTTCTATTTCACCAAGGGGTCGATGATCCCCGAGTCTGCGGAGGTAAAACTCCTCAGCGCGAAGAACTGGGGTAGCTACCAATCGCGGATCCCCGCAATCCTGACCGAGTTCCGGCACTGCGTACCGCTGGCGTTCCTCGGACTCTTCGCGTTGAAGCGCAAACGTTCGGCTCTCAACGGACTGCTCGTTTCGTCCCTCGTTCTGGTGTTCCTCTACATCGTACTCGGGATGCCGAAAGCTCCTTGGTATTACCTACCCTTCTGTCTGGGCTTCTTCTCGCTGGTCGCGGTCGGACTGCAGAAAGTGGGGGATCTCATACGCGGACATGCGCTGCCGATCTGGCCCGCCTATGCCGGCCTGGCCCTGATGATGCTCGTTGTCGATGGAACGGGGTTCCCGCAGGTCTGGAGAAACCGGGGGGCGCTCCGGTAGAACGGAGAAATCCTCAAGAACGGTCTGGGTGACGCATCGCAATGGGTTGCGCTCAATACCGAACCCGATGCCCAGGTCGCAGCCGGGTCGATCGGCTACGTCGGCTACTACGCGAATCGCCACGTCATCGACATGGTTGGCCTTATCGAACCGGAAATTGCCCGGGCCGCAGCCGCGGGTAACTCGATGTACTGGCGCGAGACCCACGAACCCGAGTACGTGATTCGGCGACTGATTTACCGAGAGCAACTCGAACCGGAGTTCTACCACCTGGTCAAGACCTTCAACAACCCGAAGTACCCGAAGTACGCTGTCGGTGTCTTTGCTCGCTTGCCCGATTCAGCCGCCGGTAAAACGCAAAGCCTCGCCGCAGCCGAGACGAGTGAGTAGCGCGCGCCCTTGGCGCATCAGTTTGGCAAATCGGACGCCACAGAGGGATTGGCGCTAAATCGTACCTGTGCTGGTCGGCGCCGACGATGATGGTGTCCGGCATCGGGAACCCATTGAACATCGTCGCGCAAGCGGTCGAGTAGGCGCCCTGATCGCGGATGTAGATGAAATCTCCGGCCGTGAGGTTCTCCGGAAGGGGCTCGTTCGTGAGACAGACGTCGGTACCATCGCAGGTCGGGCCAGCGACAGTCCAGGGGATGGCGGGGCCGTCCCGGTCCGTGCGAATGCTGAATCGAAACTCGTCGGCCAACTCACCGAGGCCGCTATAGATGCCGGCGTCGAGATAGAGCCAACGCGTGCCATTGCGCGTCGCGGTGCCGATGACCTGACATACGAACCAGCCGGTGTCCGCCACGAAGAATCGGCCCGGTTCCGCGACCACACGGATCGAATCAGGGACCTTTTCGAGTTCGGCGTTAACGGCCTTGCCGATTTCTTCGATACTCGGCACCAGATCGCCCATGGATACCGGGAATCCTCCACTCAGATTGAGGAAACGGGGTTCCAGCCCGACGGCCCGCATCTTTTCGAAGGTCGCACGTGCAGCGCGGATACCGATTGGCCAGTTTTCGATGTTCTTGCACTGCGAGCCGACGTGGAAACCCACTCCGGCGAGATCCGCACCGATTTTCCCAGCCTCGGCGATGATCTGCTCTGCTTCTTCTTCAAAGGCACCGAACTTGCCGGAGAGCTTCCAGACCGATCCCTCGTTGGAGGTGTGCACGCGGAGGTAGAGCTTCGCGACTGGCTTTGCTTCGTATACCTTGTGCAGTTCTTCGATCGCATCGATGACGAACCACTCGACACCCTTCTGGACCGCATGCGAAACGTGGGCGTGTGACTTGATGGGGTTGCTGTAGAGGATTTCGTGCGCCGGCACGCCCAGGCTCAGCAGCCCGTCGAGTTCTGCCCGAGATGCGATTTCAAATCCGATGCCCTCGTCGTGCAATGCCGCGAGAATCCCCGGCGCAGCATTCACTTTGACCGCGTAGTGCGGGAAAACCCGGGGCATTGCGGCGCGAAAGCGGCGCGCCTTTTCACGCACCAGGCGCGCGTCGAGAATCAGGAAGGGGTTCGAGTATCCCTTCGCGAGCTGCGCTTGGATATGACGAAAATCAAACGCCGCGTCTTCCACGCGAACCCGATTTGGCTGCGACAATTCTTCTCCTCGGGCATCGCGCAACCCCTTTGCGAAACTTCCTCATCGCGCAAAGGGGTCGCGCTGCCGAATTGTAACGCATCGAAATGCAGCAGCCTTCGCCTGTCTTCGTTCCACGACGCGGCCTAGGGGTAGCTCGACTGACCCGCGCAGCTCAGAATCTGATCCTCCTCGCGTCCCGTCAGCACACCGTCCTTCTTGAGCCCACCTGTCAGCTTGGAAACACAGCGCTGAAACGACCCATGTTTCGCAGCGTTGGCTGCACATTCGTCTATCTCATCCGAAATCGTACAACCATCCGCCTGCACGGTGTTACTGACCTCTGAATCGCAGCCATCGATCACCACGGTCGGGTCGAGGTTGGAATTCGGGCAGGCATCATCTTCGTCCGGTACACCATCGCCATCGGTATCTACGCCCTCAATCTGGCAGGTCGCCGAACAACCGTCCCCGCCCTCATTGTTTCCGTCATCGCACTCCTCTGTGTAGTCGAGCGCGCCATTTCCACAGACTAGAGCCGTTGCGTCCACGACATAGAGTCCGTTCTGTTCATCACTCAGCAGGACGCGATCCAGACCGGAGAAGGGGTAGACGCCCCAGTTGCCGTCGTAACCAAAGAAAGCGTTGTTGTCCCAGGTGTCGTATTGGCCAATCATTACCGGGTTGGATGGGTCGCTGATGTCGATCGCCACCACACCGGCCTCGTACCACGAGATGAACAGCAGTGTGTCGCTGAAGAGCACGGGGTTGTGGGGTGAGAGGACTTCGCTTCCGAGGCCGAGAGAGGTGCGGTTCATCGTCGCCAACAAGACGGGCGCAGCGAGGTTCGAGATATCGAAAATCAAGACATTGCCGTCGGGTTTTTCTTGGGCGCTGACCAAAATCGTTCCGTCGGACGTGGCCCAGCTGGAGTGGGAACTGCCCCCGGTCGGCACGTCCGAGATCAGGGTCGGCGCGGAGGATCCGATCGAAGTGACGTCGTAGATATACGTTCTGCCATTACGTATGTCCGACGCGTAGAGTCGCGTGCCGAGTACTGTGATGTCGTGGATTCTACCGGAATTGGGCGTAACGATATCTCTCACGAAAACGGGAGTCGCCGGCGCAATCATGTCGAAAACCTTGATGGTCCCGGATGACCTCGTCATGTAGAGATAGTTCCCATGCACAAACGAATTATGAATTCTGTCGAAGCCACCATCGGCAGCCCTGATGATCGTGAGCAGAGTGGGATTCGCAGGATCCGAGACGTCCACGATATGCATTCCGTCCCCGGCATCATCCGCAAAATATCCGATGCCGTCAGATACCTTCACGTCGTGGAAGGCGCCGCTTCCTGTGGCCGGGGCGTAAAAGGACACCAGGCTGGGGTTTGCCGGGTCAGAGACGTCGAGGATCGAAACTTTCCTGCCGCTGTAGGCCCCGAGATACGCGTAGTCACCTTCGCCCCAGATGTCGGAATATTTGTCGACCCCTTTAATCGGATCGACCGTTCCCAACAAGATGATGTCGCCAGCCTGCGCGCTCAGGGAGAAAATCGCCGAGAGCGCAAACCCGATCACCCCTATCCGTAACAGTCCGATCGAAACATATCGTCGTAGCATGACTCTTCTCCCTTCTCCGATGCATCTTCGCAGTTGATGCCGCGATCACTTCGTACGCCTAGCCCCGCACCGCCTGTGCGGGATAGAGAAAACAATCCGTCATTCAATGAATACCAAGTACGCATGGTGCCGTGCCGTTTTCGGCAGGCTGGGTACAGCATTGATAAATCATTGAACCATAAAGCAATGGACAAAATGAAGGTGTTGATTTGGCAAATTTGGATATAATGATGGTCAAATTGACATGTAAATTAGTTGAATTGACAAAAGGTGAACAAGTTGGCCCAAATAAGCGATCGAGATGAGGCCCTCATGCGACTCCTGCAAGCCAATGCACGGGAGTCCATCAGCAGTCTTGCACGAGTGCTTGGCGTATCCAGAACTGCTGTTCAGGAGAGACTGAATCGATTGAAACGAATCGGTGTCATCGAAGGTTTCACAGTGAAGTTGAATCCGGACTGGAACCGGAGTCACGTGACAACATTCATCGAACTGGTCATTGAGCCCAAATCTGCAACACAGATCATGGCAACGATTGAGCGGATGCCGTCCGTCAAGGCCCTATGGAGCATCAGCGGTCGCTTTGATCTGTTGGCCGAGGCGACGGCACCAACAACAGAAGATATCAACGAGTTGTTGGTTGATCTCGGTAACATTGAAGGTGTCACCCGTACGGAATCCCACGTGGCTTTATCGACGAAATTCGAGCGCAGATAGCGAACAGGACGCACGCTTGATAAGAAATGGTGACCCGGGCGCGATTCAAACGCGCGACCCCAGCTTCGGAGACTGGTAAACGTGGACAAGAGTGGAATGGAATCAGCAACAATCCTATGCCCGTAAGTCGAGGCACCCCGCAGACAGGGCCGTGGCTTCCTAGATGCATCCTTGCGTCAGTTCGAGGTGCTTCTCTTGGGCCAGAGTGAGCAGCACTCTTCCTTCTTTCTCACCGAGCACTGTGGCCTCGAGCTCGGAGCCATCGGAGGCTTGGAGCGCCTGCCAGATGTACTTTCGGCCCGAGTCGCCGTAGATCTGTTGGCCGATATCTTCAATGGCCCGGACGCAAGCGGCCTCGGGTCCGAGTTCAGCACCCGGATGGACTGCACTCACCGCCTCGGTTGCGAAGCCTCGCAGTTGGTTCAAGAGCAGCTTTGCAGCCTCTAAGTGCTGGAGTACGTCTTCGCGTTCTCGTGCAAGTCGCCGCTCCTGTTCGGTTGCGGTCATGGGGGTACGGCTGGCGGATTTGAGTTGATATTCGTAGTTCGAACTCTCTTCCCGCGAGCGCCCGACGGGCGCAATGTAGCCCACGACGTTCTGCACAGCGATGAAGTCGAGTTGGGGTTCGTCCTCGCCCAGCATGAGCAGGTCAAAATAGATCTTGGGTAAAGGTAGATCGCCCTCACCGAATCGCACTCCAATGCAACTCTGGCCACGTCTTTCGGGAAGAACGATCACATCCTTGCTATGTGCGCCGCGGATCACCTCCCTCATCTCGTATAGATCCTCGAGAGGATTGCGATCGGCCGGAATCGGATTGGCGAAGTCGAAGAGTACGCCAAGGGTGCGATTTGCGTCTACGCCGTGCAAGATCTCCAAGATTTCTGGACCGGTGAGACGCTCGTGCTGCTCGAGAAGAAAGCGAATATTCAATCGAGATCCCAACTCTGCTGCGTACTTGAGCTCTTCGATTGCGGTCCGAATGATCTGCTGGATCGTGCCGCCGGACGACGAATAGCAGCGAATCGTCTGAATCCCCATCGCTCGTGCGACACGGGTGACATCATTTACGTCTTCTCGTTGAATGGTGCTGATGTCGAGGGTGAGGTCGAGTTTGTGCATGCCCTCCTGCTTCGCGAGATCGGCAAGGTACTGATCAGACTCGGCCGTGAGGCCCATCCGGGGCCCGCTCCGCGTGAAGTGCAGCTGGGCTCCATCGAAACCGGAGTCTCGCGCGAAGGACAAAAATGCATCGACACCCAAAGCGCCATGGAGGAAGTTGAGTTCCATGCTGTAGCGGTTGAGATGCCATTTCAGCTGATCGATCCGCCGGAAGATCTTCCAAGCCAATGCTGGGTCGAGTTGCGGGATGGAAAATCCGCCAGCAGTGGGTCCGCCCAAGAATGTCTCGAATCGGGTTTGGAGGGTCATCTCGCCCCTTGTGATCTGGAACTGGCAAGGATAGGAAAAGTACGATGCGGGTGCATACCGCTGAGATCACTTCCAGAGGTTGAATTCTGTACGAGTGGATCGATGGGGCGAGGGGATGAGTTTGGTGACTGCGCCAAAAAGGGGAGGCGATTCATATTTCTCTTACCAGAACGATGAGTCGAGAACGATGGATCGCGGACGAGTTCCGCATGAGGCAGGTGGCTATGCGGACGGCTTATCTGCGAGTCGCAGCGGGTCGCTGCTTGGCTGCCAGACGCGTGGCTGGGAGTGTGGGAGCACCCTAAGGGCTGTTCGGCTGTGCACGCGATGGCCCAGATTGGGTGAACTCCTTGCGCGTTGCTTCACTCCGAGCCTCTTCCAGCAGCCCCGCCAACTCATCCCCGGGCGGGTAGAGCTGCGCCACGATGCGCCTCGCCCGTTCGGAGAGGCGATGGTAGCCCCAGACACAGCGCCGCAGCGTTTCTTCACGGCTGTTCCGCTCGCGGTAGAGGGGGAGGTTGACGTCGAAGTAGGAGAGACTGTCCACTTCCATCAACAGGTCCGTGCGTGGTTCTCCTCCGACCTCGTGGGCGCATACTAAACGGCTTAACTCGTCAGCAAGCGCTGGGTCTTCCACTCCGCATTCCTGAAGGATCGCGAGCAGCATTTCGGCACTGTGCCTTGCATGGGTGGCCTTGAAGTCTTCGTAATCGGAAAAATCTGCGCGGAGTACCTTGCTCGCTTCCACCGCGCGATCGATGTCATGGCCGAGCGCAGCGAGTTGAAGGGCCTCATCGGCACCGGGCTCGAACTTCAGCAGCCATTCCAGTGTGTTGATGGAGTGGCCCGGATCCTCGGGAACCGACGAGCCTGCAATGACCTCGCGTATTCGCGTTCGGACACGCTGAAGAGACTCGTCGGCGGGGGTCATGCCTCGGCGGGCTCGCGGCTAGCCGCGACGATGCGGCTGACAGTCTCTGCGTTCATGACCAGCGCAATCAGCGAAAGTGCGAGCAAGGGCAGGTTGAATACGGCCCCCAGGGCGATCATGAGCACGCGAAGATCCCGCCCGATCCGGAATCCCAGGCTCTCGCCGCGCTGGAACCGGGTTTTCATCAACCCGTCGTATTTGTCGGCGGTATAGCTGACGAGAAACGAGCCCGTGATGGCCATGAAACCCACGAATAGCGCGAAGGGCCCCCCCCCGGCTGAGAAGAAGACGTGCCACGTGAGTCCGAAGAGTAGAAACGCGTCGGTGTAGCGGTCGAGCACGGCGTCGAACCAACCCCCGAATTCACTCTCCTCCAGTCGTAGCCGTGCGACCTCGCCGTCGCAGCCGTCCAGCACCGAAGCCGTCTGGGCGAGCAGTCCACCGACGGCCAGCCAAAGTGTTCCGCCCACGGCGAATAGACCCGCGGCCACAAGGCCGAGTGCAAAGCAAAAAAATGATATTTGATTCGGGGAGATGGAGCGATCAATCAGACGACGCGTGATCCGGATTGACAGAGGTCGGTTGAGGTTTCGCGAGATGGGACCATCGCCGAGCTTG from Myxococcales bacterium includes the following:
- a CDS encoding DUF4202 family protein translates to MTPADESLQRVRTRIREVIAGSSVPEDPGHSINTLEWLLKFEPGADEALQLAALGHDIDRAVEASKVLRADFSDYEDFKATHARHSAEMLLAILQECGVEDPALADELSRLVCAHEVGGEPRTDLLMEVDSLSYFDVNLPLYRERNSREETLRRCVWGYHRLSERARRIVAQLYPPGDELAGLLEEARSEATRKEFTQSGPSRAQPNSP
- a CDS encoding Lrp/AsnC family transcriptional regulator, yielding MRLLQANARESISSLARVLGVSRTAVQERLNRLKRIGVIEGFTVKLNPDWNRSHVTTFIELVIEPKSATQIMATIERMPSVKALWSISGRFDLLAEATAPTTEDINELLVDLGNIEGVTRTESHVALSTKFERR
- a CDS encoding TIM barrel protein, which codes for MGGPTAGGFSIPQLDPALAWKIFRRIDQLKWHLNRYSMELNFLHGALGVDAFLSFARDSGFDGAQLHFTRSGPRMGLTAESDQYLADLAKQEGMHKLDLTLDISTIQREDVNDVTRVARAMGIQTIRCYSSSGGTIQQIIRTAIEELKYAAELGSRLNIRFLLEQHERLTGPEILEILHGVDANRTLGVLFDFANPIPADRNPLEDLYEMREVIRGAHSKDVIVLPERRGQSCIGVRFGEGDLPLPKIYFDLLMLGEDEPQLDFIAVQNVVGYIAPVGRSREESSNYEYQLKSASRTPMTATEQERRLAREREDVLQHLEAAKLLLNQLRGFATEAVSAVHPGAELGPEAACVRAIEDIGQQIYGDSGRKYIWQALQASDGSELEATVLGEKEGRVLLTLAQEKHLELTQGCI
- a CDS encoding type III PLP-dependent enzyme, which produces MRDARGEELSQPNRVRVEDAAFDFRHIQAQLAKGYSNPFLILDARLVREKARRFRAAMPRVFPHYAVKVNAAPGILAALHDEGIGFEIASRAELDGLLSLGVPAHEILYSNPIKSHAHVSHAVQKGVEWFVIDAIEELHKVYEAKPVAKLYLRVHTSNEGSVWKLSGKFGAFEEEAEQIIAEAGKIGADLAGVGFHVGSQCKNIENWPIGIRAARATFEKMRAVGLEPRFLNLSGGFPVSMGDLVPSIEEIGKAVNAELEKVPDSIRVVAEPGRFFVADTGWFVCQVIGTATRNGTRWLYLDAGIYSGLGELADEFRFSIRTDRDGPAIPWTVAGPTCDGTDVCLTNEPLPENLTAGDFIYIRDQGAYSTACATMFNGFPMPDTIIVGADQHRYDLAPIPLWRPICQTDAPRARATHSSRLRRGFAFYRRLNRASEQRHRQRTSGTSGC